A window from Canis lupus familiaris isolate Mischka breed German Shepherd chromosome 18, alternate assembly UU_Cfam_GSD_1.0, whole genome shotgun sequence encodes these proteins:
- the LOC119877246 gene encoding protein Ycf2-like: protein MRDPRGKPHRAVKRRGKAGGQGAPCQARVHGRWYLEPRSRGAQMLREKLWVPWNGLIVIGKRMELLGRNTQKPRMWDPKLDSEDWGLEDVEKTVLKAKLGQNQERMDVKLLHSVASALQASAGLRKSTAKELWGKEDVRGKIDDESEIAGTTEGSRRGSGFKEKLKFTGVGTKGGDLRSRPHTLPQNEEMLRSSGEKLSREKLRSSGEKLRSSGEMLRSSGEKLRSSGEKLRSSREKLRSSGEKLRSNGEKLSGEKLRSSGEKLSLSEEILRSSGEKQGSRGEKLESSGNDLRSTGDQLQSSVEKLEDSGMGSINEETDERVVEVAGDEKLIKVTDAEMEIPLERVEGSDEELEGTKGAVVVEEDVLGGVNDTADESVSMEEREVIDEGDSE from the exons ATGCGAGACCCGCGGGGTAAGCCGCACAGAGCCGTGAAGAGACGCGGCAAGGCCGGCGGCCAGGGCGCCCCATGCCAGGCCCGGGTCCACGGGCGGTGGTACCTGGAGCCAAGAAGCAGAGGGGCGCAGATGCTGCGAGAAAAACTGTGGGTGCCCTGGAACGGGCTCATTGTGATCGGGAAGAGAATGGAGCTCCTGGGTAGAAATACACAAAAGCCCAGAATGTGGGACCCAAAGCTTGACTCTGAGGACTGGGGTCTGGAAGATGTGGAAAAGACGGTCTTGAAAGCGAAGTTAGGCCAGAATCAGGAAAGGATGGATGTGAAGCTACTGCACAGTGTAGCAAGTGCATTACAGGCTTCAGCAGGTTTGCGGAAAAGTACCGCAAAGGAGTTGTGGGGAAAGGAAGACGTTAGAGGCAAAATAGACGATGAATCTGAGATAGCAGGGACTACCGAAGGGTCTAGGAGGGGGTCTGGGTTTAAAGAGAAGTTGAAGTTTACTGGGGTGGGGACCAAAGGAGGGGACTTGAGATCCAGACCACATACACTCCCACAGAATGAGGAGATGCTGAGGTCCAGTGGAGAGAAGCTGAGTCGAGAGAAGCTGAGGTCAAGTGGAGAGAAGCTGAGGTCAAGTGGAGAGATGCTGAGGTCAAGTGGAGAGAAGCTTAGGTCAAGTGGAGAGAAGCTGAGGTCAAGTAGAGAGAAGCTGAG GTCAAGTGGAGAGAAACTGAGGTCAAATGGAGAGAAGCTGAGTGGAGAGAAGCTGAGATCAAGTGGTGAGAAGCTGAGTCTGAGTGAAGAGATCCTGAGGTCAAGTGGAGAGAAGCAGGGATCCAGGGGAGAGAAGCTGGAAAGTAGTGGAAACGATTTGAGATCCACTGGAGATCAACTGCAGTCAAGTGTGGAGAAGCTGGAGGATTCAGGGATGGGAAGCATAAATGAAGAGACAGATGAGAGAGTAGTAGAAGTTGCTGGTGATGAAAAATTGATTAAAGTTACTGATGCAGAGATGGAAATTCCTTTGGAAAGGGTGGAAGGGAGTGATGAAGAGCTAGAAGGGACCAAGGGGGCAGTGGTGGTTGAGGAGGATGTCTTGGGTGGAGTGAATGATACAGCTGATGAATCTGTTTctatggaagagagagaggttATAGATGAAGGTGATAGTGAATGA